One stretch of Prunus persica cultivar Lovell chromosome G1, Prunus_persica_NCBIv2, whole genome shotgun sequence DNA includes these proteins:
- the LOC18792789 gene encoding 40S ribosomal protein S29, protein MGHSNVWNSHPKNYGPGSRTCRVCGNPHGLIRKYALMCCRQCFRSNAKEIGFIKYR, encoded by the exons ATGGGCCATTCCAACGTTTGGAATTCTCATCCGAAGAACTACGGGCCTGGTTCCCGTACGTG TCGGGTATGTGGAAACCCTCATGGGTTGATCCGGAAGTACGCCTTGATGTGCTGCAGGCAGTGCTTCCGCAGCAACGCCAAGGAAATCGGCTTCATCAAG TACCGCTGA
- the LOC18793338 gene encoding subtilisin-like protease SBT1.7 isoform X1 codes for MKTSICMLSLTRMLMLLVLSHNILCTVAVAGEREQQTKKTYIIQMDKSKMPASFADDHFQWYGSSLKSVSNSADMLYTYKNVIHGFSTRLTAEEAELLERQSGILSVMPELRYELHTTRTPQFLGMLGGINEAVFPASEKLGKVIIGVVDTGVWPEIKSYDDKGLGPVPRSWRGQCEEGKNFNSSSCNRKLIGARFFPKGYEASNLGPIDEKVESRSPRDVDGHGTQASTIAAGSAVPGASLYGYASGTARGMATQARVATYKACWSGWCLSSDILAAMDKAVEDGVHILSVSIGRSQYEDFYTDFIAIGAFSAMAKGVFVSCSAGNRGPEADSTSNNAPWITTVGAGTIDRDFPAHVSLGNGKKYRGASIYSGTHLSSGLHPLVYARNASNSTSDSTSDPCAPDSLIPEKVFGKIVVCDQGGTYSRVDKSMVVKKAGGMGMILADIEGYGEELVVDSYVLPVVVVGQKEGDAIKRYIVSHDNPKATFSGGKTELGVEPSPVVAAFSSRGPNPVALTVLKPDLIAPGVNILAGWTGALGPARRAEDTRRVSFNIFSGTSMSCPHVSGLAAVLKAAHPKWSPAAIKSALMTTSYATYKNGAPIKDVATGKPATPFDYGAGHVDPVAALDPGLVYDLGVKDYLNFLCAYRYTSSDIKILTHIDFTCDSSKNYSAGDLNYPSFAVSLNTNSGNWGAGTKIYTRTLTNVGTPGTYKVSVSTPSPAVKILVEPKSLSFTRAYEKKTYTVTFVVSAMPSGTNNFTRLEWSDGKHIVSSPIAVSWF; via the coding sequence ATGAAAACATCCATTTGCATGCTTTCACTAACGCGGATGCTGATGCTTCTGGTTCTCTCTCACAACATCTTGTGCACGGTAGCGGtagcaggagagagagagcagcaGACGAAAAAGACTTACATCATTCAGATGGACAAATCCAAAATGCCTGCAAGTTTTGCCGACGATCATTTCCAATGGTATGGCTCCTCTTTGAAATCGGTGTCCAACTCAGCAGACATGCTCTACACCTACAAAAATGTTATCCACGGCTTCTCTACCAGGCTAACTGCTGAGGAAGCTGAGCTTCTTGAAAGACAATCCGGAATCCTTTCTGTTATGCCTGAGTTGAGATATGAGCTCCACACAACTCGGACGCCCCAGTTCCTTGGAATGTTAGGCGGCATAAACGAAGCCGTCTTCCCGGCATCAGAGAAACTCGGCAAGGTGATTATTGGAGTGGTTGACACCGGCGTATGGCCTGAGATCAAAAGCTACGATGACAAAGGGCTTGGGCCAGTGCCAAGAAGCTGGAGAGGGCAGTGTGAGGAAGGCAAGAACTTCAACTCCTCAAGCTGCAACCGAAAACTCATTGGTGCGAGGTTTTTCCCAAAAGGGTATGAAGCATCAAATCTTGGACCCATTGATGAAAAAGTAGAATCAAGATCACCAAGAGATGTTGATGGCCATGGAACTCAAGCCTCAACCATTGCAGCCGGGTCTGCAGTTCCAGGAGCTAGCCTCTATGGTTATGCTTCGGGGACAGCAAGGGGAATGGCTACACAAGCTAGAGTGGCCACATATAAGGCTTGCTGGTCTGGTTGGTGCTTGAGCTCTGATATTCTAGCCGCAATGGACAAAGCTGTTGAAGATGGTGTCCACATTTTATCTGTGTCTATTGGGAGATCGCAGTATGAGGATTTCTACACCGACTTTATTGCTATTGGAGCATTCTCTGCCATGGCCAAGGGAGTCTTTGTATCGTGTTCAGCTGGAAATCGTGGGCCAGAAGCGGATAGCACTTCTAACAACGCACCTTGGATAACCACCGTGGGTGCTGGAACAATAGACCGTGATTTCCCCGCTCATGTTAGCTTGGGAAATGGGAAAAAATACAGAGGAGCATCAATTTACAGCGGAACACACTTATCTAGTGGATTGCATCCGCTTGTTTATGCTCGCAATGCAAGTAACTCCACAAGTGACTCCACAAGTGATCCATGCGCTCCTGACAGCTTGATTCCTGAAAAGGTTTTTGGGAAAATTGTGGTGTGTGATCAGGGAGGAACTTACAGCAGGGTCGATAAGAGTATGGTGGTCAAAAAGGCCGGTGGCATGGGGATGATTTTGGCTGACATTGAAGGTTATGGAGAAGAACTTGTTGTCGACTCATATGTCTTGCCTGTAGTAGTGGTAGGCCAAAAAGAAGGTGATGCAATAAAAAGGTATATTGTCTCCCACGACAATCCAAAAGCCACATTTTCTGGCGGGAAGACAGAGTTAGGTGTCGAACCCTCACCGGTGGTGGCAGCATTCAGCTCTCGAGGACCAAATCCAGTCGCTTTAACAGTACTCAAACCAGACCTAATAGCACCAGGAGTGAATATCCTAGCTGGGTGGACTGGTGCACTTGGACCAGCTAGACGAGCTGAGGACACCAGGCGGGTGAGCTTCAACATTTTTTCAGGTACATCCATGTCATGCCCACATGTGAGTGGACTGGCTGCAGTTCTCAAGGCCGCTCACCCCAAATGGAGCCCTGCAGCCATTAAGTCTGCTCTCATGACCACATCCTATGCAACGTACAAAAATGGTGCACCAATCAAAGATGTTGCTACTGGAAAACCTGCAACACCATTTGATTATGGCGCCGGGCATGTCGACCCTGTGGCAGCCCTTGACCCAGGCCTTGTTTATGATCTTGGTGTCAAGGACTACCTAAACTTCCTCTGTGCCTATCGTTATACAAGCAGCGATATCAAGATACTCACCCACATAGACTTCACCTGCGATTCAAGCAAGAATTACAGCGCTGGAGATTTAAATTATCCATCTTTTGCTGTTTCCCTAAACACAAATTCAGGCAACTGGGGAGCAGGCACTAAAATATACACAAGGACTCTCACCAATGTTGGTACCCCAGGAACATACAAGGTATCTGTGTCTACACCATCACCAGCTGTGAAGATCTTGGTTGAACCAAAATCACTGAGTTTCACTCGAGcatatgagaagaagacttatACTGTGACTTTTGTGGTCAGTGCTATGCCATCTGGTACAAACAACTTTACTCGCTTGGAATGGTCTGATGGGAAACACATAGTGAGTAGTCCTATTGCTGTCAGCTGGTTTTAA
- the LOC18788709 gene encoding subtilisin-like protease SBT1.7, which yields MKASTFMLLLAVMLLAISHICVVAEDREQQVKKTYIIHMDKSQMPASFEDDHFQWYDSSLKSVSNSADMLYTYRTIIHGFSTRLTAEEAELLEKQPGILSVLPERKYELHTTRTPEFLGLGKSEAFLPASDKVSQVIVGVVDTGVWPELKSYDDTGLAAVPSSWKGSCEVGTNFSSSSCNRKLIGARYFSKGYEAALGPIDEKTESKSPRDDDGHGTHTSSTATGSAVPGASLFSYASGTARGMAPQARVATYKACWLGGCFGSDITAAMEKAVEDGVNVLSLSIGGSQSDYYRDTVAIGAFSAAAQGILVSCSAGNGGPDSGSLSNVAPWITTVGAGTLDRDFPAFVSLGNEKKYRGISLYRGTPLSSGLLPLVYARNASTSSTGELCSPESLIPAKVAGKIVVCDRGGTPRVRKSLVVKKAGGLGMILANTDTYGEELVADAYLLPTAAVGQKAGDAIKSYIASGSNPTATIALGDTELDVQPSPVVASFSSRGPNLITPEILKPDLIAPGVNILAGWTGAVGPTGLAEDKRRVTFNIISGTSMSCPHVSGLAALVMAAHPEWSPAAIKSALMTTSYTTYKTGETIKDIATGNPATPFDYGAGHVDPVAALDPGLVYDAAVEDYLSFLCALNYTTTQIKLTTHKDFTCDSSKKYSLRDLNYPSFAVPLETASGKGGGSGASTTVKYTRTLTNVGTPATYKVSVSSQTPSVKITVEPESLSFSQAYEKKTYTVTFVASSSPSGTTSFGRLEWSDGKHTVGSPIAFSWE from the coding sequence ATGAAGGCATCCACTTTCATGCTTCTGCTAGCAGTCATGCTTCTGGCCATCTCACACATCTGTGTGGTAGCGGAAGACAGAGAGCAACAAGTGAAGAAGACTTACATCATTCACATGGACAAGTCCCAAATGCCGGCAAGTTTTGAAGATGACCATTTCCAATGGTACGACTCATCTTTGAAATCAGTGTCAAATTCGGCAGACATGCTTTACACCTACAGAACCATAATTCATGGTTTCTCCACAAGGCTGACTGCTGAGGAAGCCGAGCTGCTTGAAAAGCAGCCAGGAATTCTCTCTGTTCTACCTGAAAGGAAATACGAGCTTCATACAACTCGGACGCCAGAGTTTCTTGGATTGGGGAAAAGCGAAGCCTTCTTGCCAGCATCAGATAAAGTGAGTCAGGTGATTGTTGGAGTTGTAGACACCGGTGTGTGGCCCGAGCTCAAGAGCTACGATGACACGGGTCTTGCGGCAGTACCAAGTAGCTGGAAAGGGTCGTGTGAGGTGGGAACAAACTTCAGTTCCTCAAGCTGCAACCGGAAACTCATTGGTGCCAGATATTTCTCAAAGGGGTATGAAGCAGCACTTGGACCCATCGACGAAAAGACAGAATCAAAATCACCAAGAGATGATGATGGCCATGGAACTCACACCTCATCCACTGCAACCGGGTCTGCAGTTCCAGGAGCTAGCCTCTTCAGTTACGCTTCAGGGACAGCACGAGGGATGGCTCCACAAGCTCGAGTAGCCACATATAAGGCCTGCTGGCTCGGTGGTTGTTTCGGTTCTGATATCACAGCAGCAATGGAGAAGGCTGTTGAAGATGGTGTCAACGTTTTATCTTTGTCTATTGGGGGATCACAGTCCGATTATTACAGAGACACTGTTGCCATCGGAGCTTTCTCTGCCGCAGCGCAGGGGATCCTTGTGTCATGTTCAGCTGGTAATGGTGGACCGGATTCTGGGAGCTTGTCCAATGTTGCGCCTTGGATAACCACAGTGGGTGCTGGAACATTGGACCGCGATTTCCCAGCTTTTGTTAGCCTcggaaatgaaaagaaatacaGAGGTATATCACTCTATAGGGGAACACCCTTATCTAGTGGATTACTTCCACTTGTATATGCTCGCAATGCAAGTACCTCCTCAACTGGTGAGCTATGCAGTCCTGAAAGTTTGATACCTGCAAAGGTTGCCGGGAAAATTGTGGTATGTGATCGAGGGGGAACTCCTAGAGTCCGAAAGAGCTTGGTGGTAAAAAAGGCTGGTGGCTTAGGGATGATTTTGGCGAACACTGATACTTACGGAGAAGAACTTGTTGCAGATGCATATCTCTTGCCTACAGCAGCAGTTGGCCAGAAAGCTGGTGATGCAATAAAAAGCTATATTGCCTCAGGTTCTAATCCAACAGCCACAATTGCTCTGGGAGACACAGAGTTAGATGTGCAACCCTCACCAGTGGTGGCATCATTCAGCTCTAGAGGACCAAATCTCATCACTCCAGAAATACTCAAACCAGACCTAATAGCACCAGGAGTGAACATCCTTGCTGGGTGGACTGGTGCAGTTGGACCAACTGGATTAGCTGAAGACAAAAGGCGGGTCACCTTCAACATCATTTCGGGTACATCCATGTCATGTCCACATGTGAGTGGTTTGGCCGCCCTCGTCATGGCAGCTCACCCAGAATGGAGCCCTGCTGCCATTAAGTCTGCACTCATGACCACATCCTATACAACTTACAAAACTGGAGAAACAATCAAAGATATAGCAACTGGAAATCCTGCAACACCGTTCGATTATGGTGCTGGGCATGTGGACCCAGTGGCAGCCCTTGACCCTGGCCTTGTCTATGATGCTGCTGTCGAGGACTACCTAAGCTTCCTCTGTGCCTTGAATTATACCACAACCCAGATCAAGCTAACCACTCATAAAGACTTCACCTGCGATTCAAGCAAGAAATACAGCCTTCGAGATTTAAATTACCCATCTTTTGCTGTTCCTCTAGAAACAGCTTCAGGCAAAGGGGGTGGTTCTGGAGCTTCAACCACTGTAAAATACACACGGACGCTGACCAATGTGGGTACCCCGGCAACATACAAGGTATCAGTGTCTTCACAGACACCATCAGTGAAGATCACGGTTGAACCAGAATCACTGAGTTTCAGTCAAGCATACGAGAAGAAAACTTATACTGTGACTTTTGTTGCTAGTTCTTCACCATCCGGTACAACCAGCTTTGGTCGGCTGGAATGGTCTGATGGGAAACACACAGTAGGTAGTCCTATTGCTTTCAGCTGGGAATAA
- the LOC18789058 gene encoding uncharacterized protein At2g23090, translated as MGGGNGQKSKMARQRNMEKQKAAAKGSQLESNKKSMTIQCKVCMQVFICTTSEVKCREHAEAKHPKSDVYTCFPRLQK; from the exons ATGGGAGGAGGCAACGGTCAGAAGTCCAAGATGGCTCGCCAGAGGAACATGGAGAAGCAAAAAGCTGCTGCCAAAG GAAGCCAGCTTGAGTCAAACAAGAAATCAATGACAATACAG TGCAAGGTGTGCATGCAGGTTTTTATTTGCACCACGTCTGAGGTGAAGTGCAGGGAGCATGCAGAAGCAAAACATCCCAAATCTGATGTTTATACATGTTTTCCTCGCCTTCAGAAATGA
- the LOC18793338 gene encoding subtilisin-like protease SBT1.7 isoform X2, producing the protein MKTSICMLSLTRMLMLLVLSHNILCTVAVAGEREQQTKKTYIIQMDKSKMPASFADDHFQWYGSSLKSVSNSADMLYTYKNVIHGFSTRLTAEEAELLERQSGILSVMPELRYELHTTRTPQFLGMLGGINEAVFPASEKLGKNFNSSSCNRKLIGARFFPKGYEASNLGPIDEKVESRSPRDVDGHGTQASTIAAGSAVPGASLYGYASGTARGMATQARVATYKACWSGWCLSSDILAAMDKAVEDGVHILSVSIGRSQYEDFYTDFIAIGAFSAMAKGVFVSCSAGNRGPEADSTSNNAPWITTVGAGTIDRDFPAHVSLGNGKKYRGASIYSGTHLSSGLHPLVYARNASNSTSDSTSDPCAPDSLIPEKVFGKIVVCDQGGTYSRVDKSMVVKKAGGMGMILADIEGYGEELVVDSYVLPVVVVGQKEGDAIKRYIVSHDNPKATFSGGKTELGVEPSPVVAAFSSRGPNPVALTVLKPDLIAPGVNILAGWTGALGPARRAEDTRRVSFNIFSGTSMSCPHVSGLAAVLKAAHPKWSPAAIKSALMTTSYATYKNGAPIKDVATGKPATPFDYGAGHVDPVAALDPGLVYDLGVKDYLNFLCAYRYTSSDIKILTHIDFTCDSSKNYSAGDLNYPSFAVSLNTNSGNWGAGTKIYTRTLTNVGTPGTYKVSVSTPSPAVKILVEPKSLSFTRAYEKKTYTVTFVVSAMPSGTNNFTRLEWSDGKHIVSSPIAVSWF; encoded by the exons ATGAAAACATCCATTTGCATGCTTTCACTAACGCGGATGCTGATGCTTCTGGTTCTCTCTCACAACATCTTGTGCACGGTAGCGGtagcaggagagagagagcagcaGACGAAAAAGACTTACATCATTCAGATGGACAAATCCAAAATGCCTGCAAGTTTTGCCGACGATCATTTCCAATGGTATGGCTCCTCTTTGAAATCGGTGTCCAACTCAGCAGACATGCTCTACACCTACAAAAATGTTATCCACGGCTTCTCTACCAGGCTAACTGCTGAGGAAGCTGAGCTTCTTGAAAGACAATCCGGAATCCTTTCTGTTATGCCTGAGTTGAGATATGAGCTCCACACAACTCGGACGCCCCAGTTCCTTGGAATGTTAGGCGGCATAAACGAAGCCGTCTTCCCGGCATCAGAGAAACTCGGCAAG AACTTCAACTCCTCAAGCTGCAACCGAAAACTCATTGGTGCGAGGTTTTTCCCAAAAGGGTATGAAGCATCAAATCTTGGACCCATTGATGAAAAAGTAGAATCAAGATCACCAAGAGATGTTGATGGCCATGGAACTCAAGCCTCAACCATTGCAGCCGGGTCTGCAGTTCCAGGAGCTAGCCTCTATGGTTATGCTTCGGGGACAGCAAGGGGAATGGCTACACAAGCTAGAGTGGCCACATATAAGGCTTGCTGGTCTGGTTGGTGCTTGAGCTCTGATATTCTAGCCGCAATGGACAAAGCTGTTGAAGATGGTGTCCACATTTTATCTGTGTCTATTGGGAGATCGCAGTATGAGGATTTCTACACCGACTTTATTGCTATTGGAGCATTCTCTGCCATGGCCAAGGGAGTCTTTGTATCGTGTTCAGCTGGAAATCGTGGGCCAGAAGCGGATAGCACTTCTAACAACGCACCTTGGATAACCACCGTGGGTGCTGGAACAATAGACCGTGATTTCCCCGCTCATGTTAGCTTGGGAAATGGGAAAAAATACAGAGGAGCATCAATTTACAGCGGAACACACTTATCTAGTGGATTGCATCCGCTTGTTTATGCTCGCAATGCAAGTAACTCCACAAGTGACTCCACAAGTGATCCATGCGCTCCTGACAGCTTGATTCCTGAAAAGGTTTTTGGGAAAATTGTGGTGTGTGATCAGGGAGGAACTTACAGCAGGGTCGATAAGAGTATGGTGGTCAAAAAGGCCGGTGGCATGGGGATGATTTTGGCTGACATTGAAGGTTATGGAGAAGAACTTGTTGTCGACTCATATGTCTTGCCTGTAGTAGTGGTAGGCCAAAAAGAAGGTGATGCAATAAAAAGGTATATTGTCTCCCACGACAATCCAAAAGCCACATTTTCTGGCGGGAAGACAGAGTTAGGTGTCGAACCCTCACCGGTGGTGGCAGCATTCAGCTCTCGAGGACCAAATCCAGTCGCTTTAACAGTACTCAAACCAGACCTAATAGCACCAGGAGTGAATATCCTAGCTGGGTGGACTGGTGCACTTGGACCAGCTAGACGAGCTGAGGACACCAGGCGGGTGAGCTTCAACATTTTTTCAGGTACATCCATGTCATGCCCACATGTGAGTGGACTGGCTGCAGTTCTCAAGGCCGCTCACCCCAAATGGAGCCCTGCAGCCATTAAGTCTGCTCTCATGACCACATCCTATGCAACGTACAAAAATGGTGCACCAATCAAAGATGTTGCTACTGGAAAACCTGCAACACCATTTGATTATGGCGCCGGGCATGTCGACCCTGTGGCAGCCCTTGACCCAGGCCTTGTTTATGATCTTGGTGTCAAGGACTACCTAAACTTCCTCTGTGCCTATCGTTATACAAGCAGCGATATCAAGATACTCACCCACATAGACTTCACCTGCGATTCAAGCAAGAATTACAGCGCTGGAGATTTAAATTATCCATCTTTTGCTGTTTCCCTAAACACAAATTCAGGCAACTGGGGAGCAGGCACTAAAATATACACAAGGACTCTCACCAATGTTGGTACCCCAGGAACATACAAGGTATCTGTGTCTACACCATCACCAGCTGTGAAGATCTTGGTTGAACCAAAATCACTGAGTTTCACTCGAGcatatgagaagaagacttatACTGTGACTTTTGTGGTCAGTGCTATGCCATCTGGTACAAACAACTTTACTCGCTTGGAATGGTCTGATGGGAAACACATAGTGAGTAGTCCTATTGCTGTCAGCTGGTTTTAA
- the LOC18792453 gene encoding acyl-CoA-binding domain-containing protein 3, translated as MELVQDLFLTASFALILSFLVAKLVAMAVAGRQSEAEFRECENAGGGVVLEEVSFEERRLKVEKAFHGQRRVEFVGEVKEVDQFQFEDKPVHRVEEIEETLQHHEEGRELTEKVLEEEGLGGEESVAVGLPENPSYGEEKVSVEKARDFDHQNLENREVEEIGAESATNDVVTAQSEELSAVAFDEAKGKSEANEIKLKATDFDRERGHEAQQSSEKRGVEEIGAESATNDVVSAQPEEVRAEAHVASEVKFNNYSDEDDWEGIEKSELDDDFTAAVKFEGR; from the coding sequence ATGGAGCTAGTACAGGACCTGTTTTTGACGGCGTCTTTCGCGCTGATTCTCTCTTTCCTGGTTGCGAAGCTCGTTGCCATGGCGGTGGCTGGCCGTCAATCGGAAGCGGAGTTCAGAGAGTGTGAGAATGCCGGTGGAGGTGTTGTTTTGGAGGAGGTGAGTTTCGAAGAGAGGAGACTGAAAGTGGAAAAGGCTTTTCACGGCCAGAGGAGGGTTGAGTTCGTCGGAGAAGTAAAGGAGGTCGatcaatttcaattcgaaGACAAACCGGTTCATCGAGTtgaggaaattgaagaaacacTGCAGCATCATGAAGAAGGTCGTGAATTGACGGAGAAGGTGTTGGAGGAAGAAGGTTTGGGAGGAGAAGAGTCGGTGGCCGTCGGATTGCCGGAGAATCCATCGTACGGCGAGGAGAAGGTGTCGGTTGAGAAAGCGAGAGACTTCGATCatcaaaacttggagaacagaGAAGTTGAAGAAATTGGGGCGGAATCAGCAACGAACGACGTCGTTACTGCACAATCTGAGGAGCTTAGTGCTGTGGCTTTCGATGAAGCAAAGGGAAAGAGCGAAGCGAATGAGATTAAACTGAAAGCTACCGACTTTGATCGTGAACGTGGCCACGAGGCTCAGCAAAGCTCGGAGAAGAGAGGAGTTGAAGAAATTGGCGCTGAATCAGCAACAAACGATGTCGTTTCTGCACAACCTGAGGAAGTTAGGGCTGAGGCACACGTGGCCAGTGAGGttaaattcaacaattatagTGATGAGGATGATTGGGAAGGGATTGAGAAGAGTGAGTTGGATGATGATTTTACTGCTGCTGTGAAATTTGAAGGACGATGA
- the LOC18788273 gene encoding casein kinase II subunit alpha-2, producing MSRARVYADINVHRPRDYWDYESLTLQWGDQDDYEVVRKVGRGKYSEVFEGVNVTNNEKCVIKILKPVKKKKIKREIKILQNLCGGPNIVKLLDIVRDDHSKTPSLIFEYVNSADFKVLYPTLTDYDIRYYIYELLKALDYCHSQGIIHRDVKPHNVMIDHELRKLRLIDWGLAEFYHPGKEYNVRVASRHYKGPELLVDLQDYDYSLDLWSLGCMFAGMIFRKEQFFYGHDNHDQLVKIAKVLGTDELHAYLNKYHLVLDPQLDALVGRHSRKPWSRFINVDNQHLVSPEAIDFLDKLLRYDHQERLTAGEAMAHPYFSQVRSAENSRMRTQ from the exons ATGTCCAGGGCTCGAGTCTACGCAGACATCAACGTCCACCGCCCTAGAGATTACTGGGATTACGAATCTCTCACGCTTCAGTGGGG TGATCAAGATGACTACGAGGTTGTTCGGAAGGTTGGCAGAGGAAAATACAGTGAGGTCTTTGAAGGTGTAAATGTCACCAACAATGAAAAATGCGTTATCAAGATCCTTAAACCcgtcaagaaaaagaag ATAAAGAGGGAAATAAAGATACTACAGAATCTTTGTGGAGGTCCAAATATTGTGAAGCTGCTTGATATTGTCCGGGATGACCACTCAAAAACTCCTAGCTTGATCTTTGAATATGTGAACAGTGCAGATTTCAAAGTGTTGTACCCCACACTGACAGATTACGACATTCGCTACTATATATATGAACTTCTCAAG GCATTGGATTACTGCCATTCGCAGGGCATAATACATCGAGATGTCAAACCTCACAATGTTATGATCGATCATGAGCTGCGAAAACTTCGCTTGATTGATTGGGGTCTCGCTGAATTCTACCATCCTGGCAAAGAGTACAATGTCCGAGTAGCTTCAAG GCACTATAAGGGGCCTGAACTCCTTGTTGATTTGCAAGACTATGACTATTCTTTAGACTTGTGGAGCCTTGGATGTATGTTTGCAGGAATG ATCTTTCGGAAGGAACAATTCTTCTACGGTCATGACAATCATGACCAGCTAGTGAAAATTGCTAAG GTTCTTGGAACGGACGAATTACATgcatatttgaataaatatcACCTTGTCCTTGATCCTCAGCTCGATGCTCTTGTTGGAAG GCACAGCAGGAAACCGTGGTCAAGATTTATCAATGTGGATAATCAACATCTGGTTTCTCCAGag GCCATTGATTTTCTAGATAAGCTTCTTCGATATGATCACCAGGAAAGGCTTACAGCAGGAGAAGCAATG GCACATCCATATTTCTCCCAAGTGAGAAGTGCAGAAAATAGCCGGATGCGGACTCAGTAA
- the LOC109946453 gene encoding glycine-rich cell wall structural protein 2-like — MARSNVVSWSLIAMGLFSYVSVQATREGRSLIDLRDKRLDLDNGLKNWHGEEATYQGLTADGYGAGPGYGFGGGGSGTGNGGGKGGGYGDGSGGFGSGVGHGGNGGNGGGFGNGVGGGGGFGGGSGTGPGYGGGGVGGGGGGYGHDERMN; from the coding sequence ATGGCAAGGAGTAATGTAGTTTCATGGAGTCTCATTGCTATGGGGCTTTTCAGTTATGTATCTGTTCAAGCCACCAGAGAAGGGAGGTCTCTGATAGATCTCAGAGACAAGAGACTTGATTTGGACAATGGGTTAAAGAATTGGCACGGTGAAGAGGCAACTTATCAAGGGCTGACAGCTGATGGTTACGGGGCAGGGCCTGGTTATggttttggtggtggtgggagtGGTACAGGCAATGGTGGCGGTAAAGGTGGAGGCTATGGTGATGGCAGTGGTGGCTTTGGAAGTGGTGTTGGGCATGGTGGTAATGGTGGCAATGGTGGCGGATTTGGTAATGGTgttggaggaggtggtgggtTTGGTGGAGGCTCGGGCACAGGCCCAGgttatggtggtggtggggtaGGTGGGGGTGGTGGAGGATATGGTCACGATGAGAGGATGAATTAG